Proteins found in one Vagococcus carniphilus genomic segment:
- a CDS encoding thioesterase family protein: protein MYQKEFVVSENETAKVMGSGTLDVLATPSAIAMAENTCMNQSKDLVSEEETTVGIHIDFKHIKASLVGANIKVSSEIKEQKGKRIIFSFEMFEGEKKIGYGEHERAIVNVSSFLSHIG from the coding sequence ATGTATCAAAAAGAATTTGTCGTATCAGAAAATGAAACAGCAAAAGTGATGGGATCTGGGACGCTGGATGTTTTAGCAACACCAAGTGCTATTGCAATGGCTGAAAACACATGTATGAATCAATCTAAAGATTTAGTGAGTGAGGAAGAAACAACTGTCGGCATTCATATTGATTTTAAACATATTAAAGCTTCTCTAGTAGGGGCCAATATTAAAGTTTCTTCTGAAATAAAAGAACAAAAAGGAAAAAGAATTATTTTTTCATTTGAAATGTTTGAAGGAGAAAAGAAAATTGGATACGGAGAACATGAACGAGCAATTGTCAATGTATCTTCTTTTCTTTCTCACATAGGATAA
- a CDS encoding SGNH/GDSL hydrolase family protein, giving the protein MKIIKKNIPFFVLFLVALIATFTLSSMALPKADKIRQQTETSSNKETKMEILRLSAIGDSLTEGVGDTTNTGGYVPLLQTDLGEQFPIEVVQAENFGKSGDRSDQILKRLKKDEAMQESVKKADVITMTVGGNDLMKAIQSKMFNKLSLKSFARPQKKYQKQLEQLYEEIRSLNPSAPIYQLGIYNPFYKNFSEIKEMQEIVDFWDKGSKDFVDGQENAYFVPINDEIYNGLPDHEIKVDSGNNKKKTPSKADVINDLISEDDSFHPNNLGYQIISNAFKSKMEATKKEWLK; this is encoded by the coding sequence ATGAAAATTATAAAAAAAAATATACCTTTCTTTGTACTCTTTTTGGTTGCCCTAATCGCGACGTTTACCCTTAGTTCGATGGCATTGCCAAAAGCAGATAAGATTAGACAACAAACTGAAACGTCTAGTAATAAAGAAACTAAAATGGAAATCCTTAGATTAAGTGCTATTGGAGATTCTTTAACAGAAGGAGTTGGAGATACTACTAATACAGGTGGTTATGTACCTTTACTTCAAACAGATTTAGGTGAACAATTTCCAATTGAAGTTGTCCAAGCTGAAAATTTTGGTAAATCTGGTGACAGAAGTGACCAGATATTAAAGAGATTAAAAAAAGACGAGGCCATGCAAGAATCTGTTAAAAAAGCAGATGTAATTACAATGACAGTTGGCGGAAATGATTTGATGAAAGCTATTCAATCTAAAATGTTTAACAAACTTTCTCTAAAATCATTTGCTAGACCTCAAAAAAAATATCAAAAACAGTTGGAACAATTGTATGAAGAAATTAGATCATTAAATCCTAGTGCTCCTATTTATCAACTGGGTATTTACAATCCTTTTTATAAGAATTTTTCAGAGATTAAAGAGATGCAAGAAATTGTTGATTTTTGGGATAAAGGAAGTAAGGATTTTGTAGATGGGCAGGAAAATGCTTATTTTGTACCGATTAATGATGAGATTTATAATGGATTACCAGATCATGAGATTAAAGTTGATTCTGGTAATAATAAGAAAAAAACACCATCTAAAGCAGATGTTATTAATGACTTGATTTCAGAAGATGATAGTTTTCATCCTAATAATTTAGGTTATCAAATTATTTCTAACGCGTTTAAATCGAAGATGGAAGCAACTAAGAAAGAGTGGCTTAAGTAA
- a CDS encoding tetratricopeptide repeat protein, with translation MSYSKKMLQALSDGDLVEAQLAFEKAQMEDLAEERLQLADNLFQLGFIEESETLYEKLFEEFPEEETLKIALAEIAIENDDLEKAFTFLESIEETSDLYAQSLITQADIYQVLNIPEVSERKLKQAKEYLPDEPLLDLSLAELYFSNEDYLKAVDMYEKLRGSFKEGESPISLDERIGVALSRIGDFEHAIIHLEKAIEEDETVERLFQLALTFYQLEENERAIELLKQVKLMDESFNQVYYPLAQILFDEGLHDEVIEIIEEGISQNPYETSLYHLASDTAYHLGDKDQAKQYLEEVISLEIDADLSKMRLAELLLKEEEYEEVIQLMDTLENKEQNFSEWILAQAYNGLEEFDKAKEFYEKAKETLLDDPEFLKDYALFLREEGQIDVANELLKQYISIVPGDIEIASLIEDERW, from the coding sequence ATGTCATATAGTAAAAAAATGTTACAAGCATTATCTGATGGAGATTTAGTAGAAGCACAATTAGCTTTTGAAAAAGCTCAAATGGAAGATTTGGCAGAGGAAAGACTTCAGTTAGCAGATAATTTATTCCAATTAGGCTTTATTGAAGAATCAGAAACACTTTATGAAAAATTATTCGAGGAATTTCCAGAAGAAGAAACATTGAAAATTGCTTTAGCTGAAATTGCGATTGAAAATGATGACTTGGAAAAAGCTTTTACTTTCCTAGAATCAATTGAAGAGACAAGTGATTTATATGCTCAAAGTTTAATTACTCAAGCAGATATTTATCAAGTTTTAAATATACCTGAAGTAAGTGAGAGAAAATTAAAACAAGCTAAAGAATACTTACCTGACGAACCATTACTTGATTTATCTCTGGCAGAACTCTATTTTTCAAATGAAGACTATTTAAAAGCAGTAGACATGTATGAAAAATTAAGAGGCAGCTTTAAAGAAGGAGAATCTCCTATTAGTTTAGATGAAAGAATCGGTGTTGCTTTATCTAGAATTGGTGACTTTGAACACGCCATTATCCATTTAGAAAAAGCCATTGAAGAAGATGAAACTGTAGAGAGACTATTCCAATTAGCGTTAACTTTTTACCAATTGGAAGAAAATGAGCGTGCTATTGAGTTATTAAAACAAGTTAAATTGATGGATGAATCGTTTAATCAAGTTTACTATCCTCTTGCTCAAATCCTTTTTGATGAAGGATTACATGATGAAGTCATAGAAATTATTGAAGAAGGAATTTCTCAAAATCCTTATGAAACATCACTTTATCATTTGGCTTCAGACACGGCTTATCATTTAGGTGATAAAGATCAAGCAAAACAATATTTAGAAGAAGTTATTTCATTAGAAATAGATGCAGACCTTTCTAAAATGCGTTTAGCAGAGCTTTTATTAAAAGAAGAAGAATACGAAGAAGTAATTCAATTGATGGATACGTTAGAAAACAAAGAGCAAAACTTCTCTGAATGGATATTAGCTCAAGCTTATAATGGTTTAGAGGAATTTGATAAAGCTAAAGAATTTTATGAAAAAGCCAAAGAGACACTTTTAGATGACCCTGAATTTTTGAAAGATTATGCTTTGTTCTTAAGAGAAGAAGGTCAAATAGACGTTGCAAATGAATTGCTGAAGCAGTATATATCAATTGTTCCTGGAGATATCGAGATTGCCTCATTAATTGAAGATGAACGGTGGTAA
- a CDS encoding nucleotide pyrophosphohydrolase — protein MTSKSQNLKEMQEELDSYINQFKTGYFSPLSQLARLTEETGELAREINHHYGEKQKKESELPKSVAEEIGDVLIATIIMANSLEIDLTQVFQDNMTKFNKRDKFRFERVDERIKD, from the coding sequence ATGACCTCAAAAAGCCAAAATTTAAAAGAGATGCAAGAAGAATTAGATAGTTATATTAATCAGTTTAAAACGGGGTATTTTTCACCGTTATCTCAATTAGCTAGATTGACAGAAGAAACTGGGGAATTAGCTCGAGAAATTAATCATCATTATGGAGAAAAACAAAAGAAAGAATCAGAGCTTCCAAAAAGTGTGGCAGAAGAAATTGGAGATGTTTTAATTGCGACGATTATTATGGCTAATTCTTTAGAAATAGATTTAACGCAAGTATTTCAAGATAATATGACTAAATTCAATAAACGGGATAAATTTCGTTTTGAAAGGGTAGATGAACGAATCAAAGACTAA
- the trhA gene encoding PAQR family membrane homeostasis protein TrhA has translation MEHTTFTKKYLIVNEVFNAITHGIGTGLSIAGLVLLIIKGAQMGSPIRVVSYTIFGASMILLFLFSTLFHSLIFTKARKVFQVFDHSSIYLLIAGSYTPYCLVTIQGWLGWTLFAIIWTIAIAGIVFKSIWLNKRGKTDVVLYIIMGWLCLIAIKPLYIGLGSTGFLLLFLGGVSYTIGAIFYSLKNVKFMHVVWHLFVLLGAIFIFFSVYLYT, from the coding sequence ATGGAGCATACTACATTTACCAAAAAATATTTAATTGTCAATGAGGTTTTTAATGCGATTACGCATGGCATAGGAACAGGTCTAAGTATTGCAGGACTTGTTTTACTAATTATAAAAGGAGCACAGATGGGTTCACCAATTAGAGTCGTTTCTTATACGATTTTTGGTGCTTCAATGATTTTACTTTTCTTATTTTCAACATTATTTCATAGTTTAATTTTTACCAAGGCAAGAAAAGTATTTCAAGTATTTGACCACAGCTCTATTTATTTATTAATTGCTGGAAGTTATACTCCTTACTGTTTAGTTACCATTCAAGGTTGGTTAGGTTGGACACTCTTTGCGATTATCTGGACTATAGCAATTGCTGGTATCGTATTTAAATCCATTTGGTTAAACAAACGAGGTAAAACTGATGTTGTTCTATATATCATTATGGGTTGGTTGTGTCTTATCGCAATTAAACCACTTTATATTGGTTTAGGTTCAACTGGTTTTCTTTTATTGTTCCTAGGTGGTGTGTCTTACACAATTGGTGCTATCTTCTACAGCTTAAAAAACGTAAAATTTATGCATGTTGTTTGGCATTTATTCGTTCTTTTAGGTGCAATTTTTATTTTCTTTTCAGTTTATCTGTATACATAA
- a CDS encoding DegV family protein, which yields MTNIKIVTDSSCIIDSERMKSIDIHTISLSIMIDGVIYANQNELDSQEFMSMMEKSPSLPKTSQPPIGEFIDLYDELGKDGSEIISIHLTEKLSGTVNTARQAAQMSKSNVTVVDSDYIDQALGFQVYEAAQMAQKGATVEQILAHIEDVKDKTELYIGVATLENLVKGGRIGKMVGAVSGFLNMKVLCELNNGELEVVTKGRGNKTFTKWVKTLEEKLTTYSVNCLGISEADGKDIAEELKASLSKMIPSIDIPIIHTTPLVATHAGKGAFAVMFYTN from the coding sequence ATGACAAATATAAAAATTGTAACAGATTCGTCATGTATTATCGATTCTGAGCGAATGAAAAGTATAGATATTCATACAATCAGCTTATCAATAATGATTGATGGCGTAATCTATGCAAATCAAAATGAACTAGATAGTCAAGAATTTATGTCAATGATGGAAAAATCTCCTTCATTACCTAAAACAAGTCAGCCACCAATTGGTGAGTTTATTGATTTATACGATGAATTAGGAAAAGACGGAAGTGAAATTATTTCTATTCATTTAACGGAAAAATTAAGTGGAACAGTTAATACAGCTAGACAAGCTGCACAAATGTCGAAATCTAATGTCACAGTGGTTGATAGCGATTATATTGACCAAGCACTAGGTTTCCAAGTTTATGAAGCAGCACAAATGGCGCAAAAAGGTGCAACAGTTGAACAAATTTTAGCTCATATTGAGGATGTTAAGGACAAGACTGAACTTTACATTGGCGTTGCCACATTAGAAAATCTTGTTAAAGGTGGACGTATTGGTAAAATGGTCGGTGCTGTTTCAGGTTTTTTAAATATGAAAGTTTTATGTGAACTGAATAACGGAGAACTTGAAGTAGTGACAAAAGGTCGAGGGAATAAGACATTTACTAAATGGGTTAAAACATTAGAAGAAAAATTAACAACTTATTCTGTTAACTGTTTAGGTATTTCAGAAGCAGATGGAAAAGACATTGCAGAAGAATTAAAAGCTTCTCTTTCTAAAATGATCCCATCAATTGATATTCCTATCATTCATACGACGCCACTTGTAGCAACACATGCTGGAAAAGGCGCATTTGCTGTCATGTTTTACACAAACTAA
- a CDS encoding YpiB family protein: MIELAEKKRFLNFIIQSVTLKARESYWILNYLINHEIMLNKVVFVEQALHTPRGLVIVDEFEEGPGIEMTKQGLSILDANAIFHEIRMNRKELLYIEIKFKDRFKKTEYLSILEKNEYEPIDEDLQLEILEELETFFTTEDRKFQLNDLEERIDLALEKGNEAEFIELSNRFKQLKKDFISN; the protein is encoded by the coding sequence ATGATCGAACTAGCTGAAAAAAAGAGATTTCTAAACTTTATTATTCAATCAGTTACTTTAAAAGCAAGGGAATCTTATTGGATTTTAAATTATTTAATTAATCATGAAATAATGTTAAATAAGGTTGTTTTTGTTGAACAGGCTCTCCATACACCCAGGGGACTTGTGATTGTAGACGAATTCGAAGAAGGTCCTGGAATTGAGATGACAAAACAAGGTCTTAGCATTTTAGATGCTAATGCGATATTTCATGAAATTCGTATGAATAGAAAAGAATTGTTGTATATTGAAATTAAATTTAAAGATCGTTTTAAAAAAACAGAATATCTTTCTATTTTAGAAAAAAATGAGTATGAACCGATTGATGAAGATCTTCAACTTGAGATCCTGGAAGAGTTAGAAACTTTCTTCACCACAGAAGATAGGAAGTTTCAACTGAATGACTTAGAAGAAAGAATTGATTTAGCTTTAGAAAAAGGTAACGAAGCTGAGTTCATCGAATTATCAAATAGATTCAAACAATTAAAAAAAGACTTCATTTCCAACTAA
- a CDS encoding YitT family protein, which produces MKFNKQALLDIFLIFIGTSIYSFGLVVFNIPNNLAEGGVTGITLIIYNMIGFNPAYSTLLLNIPLILIGLKIFGFRSLIYTLVGTFSLSLNILLWQKANIAISVDNDLLIAALLAGLFGGVGSGIVYKVGGTTGGTDIVARIIEKNIGLTMGRSMLILDVIVLILSLSYLSLKEMMYTLIAVFVFSIVVDFVQEGSYSARGILIISDKNDLISSQILEELERGSTFLKSEGAYSNVERDIIYCVASPPEINTIKDICHEIDPKAFISVLTINEVIGEGFSYEKMKAIKRKR; this is translated from the coding sequence ATGAAATTTAATAAACAAGCTTTGTTGGATATTTTTTTAATTTTTATCGGTACAAGTATTTACAGCTTTGGGCTAGTTGTCTTCAACATACCTAACAATTTAGCCGAAGGTGGGGTAACAGGGATTACTTTAATCATTTACAATATGATTGGCTTTAACCCAGCCTACAGTACTCTCTTATTAAATATACCACTTATTTTAATTGGGTTGAAAATTTTTGGGTTTAGATCTTTGATTTACACACTTGTGGGAACGTTTTCTCTATCTCTAAATATTTTATTGTGGCAAAAAGCTAATATTGCTATTTCCGTTGACAACGATCTTCTTATTGCGGCTCTACTTGCCGGTCTTTTCGGTGGTGTTGGGAGCGGGATTGTTTACAAAGTTGGTGGAACGACTGGCGGAACAGATATCGTTGCTAGGATCATCGAAAAAAATATTGGTTTAACAATGGGGCGTTCGATGCTTATTTTAGACGTCATTGTTTTAATTCTTTCACTTAGCTATCTTTCCTTAAAAGAAATGATGTACACATTAATTGCTGTTTTTGTTTTTAGTATTGTCGTTGATTTTGTCCAAGAAGGAAGCTACAGTGCTAGAGGAATTCTTATTATTTCTGATAAAAACGACTTAATTTCTAGCCAAATTTTAGAAGAACTCGAACGTGGTTCCACTTTTCTCAAATCAGAAGGTGCTTATTCGAATGTAGAGCGCGATATTATCTACTGTGTGGCCTCTCCACCTGAGATTAATACTATTAAAGACATCTGTCATGAAATTGATCCTAAGGCCTTTATATCGGTTCTAACAATCAATGAAGTTATAGGAGAAGGTTTCTCCTATGAAAAGATGAAAGCTATTAAAAGAAAACGCTAA
- a CDS encoding CCA tRNA nucleotidyltransferase, with protein sequence MTIEKMPLEFKQAIPIIEKIEQAGFEAYFVGGSVRDIFLNHPLHDVDIATSAFPEEVKQIFKKTVDVGIEHGTVLVLFEHEQYEVTTFRTESTYQDYRRPDEVTFVRSLEEDLKRRDFTMNALAMNLDGKIIDLFNGIEAINKKEIVAVGNPSERFNEDALRMMRGLRFSSQLNFTIEEKTKEAIKEHHALLDKISVERINIEWIKLLLGNYRNKGLLTFIETGCYQYCPGLKNKQKELTNLLLLNESLVIKSEEIAWLLLCYVLDIENTNHFLRDWKCSNKILQNVNQGMKQLKKRKLEEWSNDDLYRSGEEVVILVEEVRIILGEESTLEQVMISYEKLPIKSMKELEVNGKEVLAYLDAQPGPWLGEILSTLEEKVLNGELPNNKEKLLEQAKILRK encoded by the coding sequence ATGACTATTGAAAAGATGCCACTAGAATTTAAGCAGGCTATACCTATTATTGAAAAAATCGAACAAGCTGGATTTGAAGCTTATTTCGTTGGGGGAAGTGTTCGAGATATTTTTTTAAATCATCCTCTTCACGATGTGGATATTGCAACAAGTGCCTTTCCAGAAGAAGTAAAACAGATTTTTAAAAAGACAGTTGATGTTGGAATTGAACATGGTACTGTTTTGGTTTTATTTGAGCATGAGCAATATGAAGTGACAACTTTTAGAACTGAATCAACTTACCAGGACTACCGTAGACCAGATGAAGTTACTTTTGTTAGATCTTTAGAAGAGGATTTAAAACGTCGAGACTTTACTATGAATGCTTTAGCAATGAATTTAGATGGTAAAATAATTGATTTATTTAATGGGATTGAGGCAATTAATAAAAAAGAAATTGTAGCAGTCGGAAATCCTTCTGAGAGATTCAATGAGGATGCTTTAAGAATGATGAGAGGCTTACGATTTTCAAGTCAACTGAACTTTACTATTGAAGAAAAAACTAAAGAAGCTATTAAAGAGCATCATGCTCTATTAGATAAAATATCTGTTGAAAGAATAAATATTGAGTGGATAAAACTTTTATTAGGAAACTATAGAAATAAAGGCCTACTTACTTTTATAGAAACAGGATGTTATCAGTATTGTCCAGGTTTAAAAAATAAACAAAAAGAGTTAACGAATTTACTGCTTTTAAATGAAAGCTTAGTCATTAAAAGTGAAGAGATAGCTTGGTTACTTTTATGTTACGTTTTAGATATTGAGAATACAAACCATTTTTTAAGAGATTGGAAATGTTCAAATAAAATTTTACAAAATGTCAATCAAGGAATGAAACAATTAAAGAAAAGAAAATTAGAAGAGTGGAGCAATGATGATCTCTACCGCTCGGGAGAAGAAGTTGTTATTCTAGTTGAAGAAGTAAGAATTATTTTAGGCGAAGAATCAACATTAGAACAAGTAATGATAAGTTATGAGAAACTCCCGATTAAATCAATGAAAGAATTAGAAGTTAATGGAAAAGAAGTATTAGCTTATCTAGATGCTCAGCCAGGACCTTGGTTAGGTGAAATATTGAGTACTCTTGAGGAAAAAGTGTTAAACGGAGAACTACCTAACAATAAAGAAAAACTATTAGAACAAGCGAAAATTTTAAGAAAGTGA
- a CDS encoding dihydrofolate reductase, with protein MIAAIWAQDENGLIGKNDVLPWHLPDDLQFFKQMTENNVIVMGRKTFEGMGKNLLPNRQTIVLTSDKNYDGNGAKVMNSVDEVIEFAESFEGITFITGGGEIYKSFLPHIDVLYRTLIKHEFEGDTYFPYLDWEEWNIVSTSEGTVDDKNSYPHDFETYQRNSK; from the coding sequence ATGATAGCAGCTATATGGGCGCAGGATGAGAACGGTTTGATTGGGAAGAACGACGTTTTGCCTTGGCATTTGCCAGATGATTTACAGTTTTTTAAACAAATGACAGAAAATAATGTCATTGTCATGGGACGTAAAACATTTGAAGGAATGGGTAAAAATCTATTGCCTAATCGTCAAACAATTGTCTTAACGTCAGATAAAAACTATGATGGAAACGGAGCAAAAGTGATGAACTCTGTTGATGAGGTTATTGAATTTGCTGAAAGCTTCGAAGGAATTACATTTATTACTGGTGGAGGAGAAATTTATAAATCTTTCTTGCCTCACATTGATGTGCTCTATCGAACATTAATTAAACATGAGTTTGAAGGAGATACTTATTTTCCTTATCTAGATTGGGAAGAGTGGAATATTGTCAGCACTAGTGAAGGGACTGTTGATGACAAGAATAGCTATCCACATGATTTTGAAACATACCAAAGAAATAGCAAATAA
- a CDS encoding thymidylate synthase — translation MEQEYLNLAKRILDEGVTKHDRTGTGTKSVFGHQMRFDLGEGFPLLTTKRVPFSLIKSELLWFLKGDTNIKFLLQHNNHIWDEWAFERYIKSSDYTGPDMTDFGRRAVKDEEFNEVYQKELKEFCDKILSDDVFASKYGELGNIYGSQWRHWKTSQGETIDQLQDVIDMIKGNPDSRRLIVSAWNPEDIPNMALPPCHTLFQFYVADGKLSCQLYQRSADVFLGVPFNIASYALLTHLIAHETGLEVGDFVHTLGDAHLYSNHIDQMNEQLSRDVREFPTLEINKEKQSIFEFEMEDIKLLDYKPHPTIKAPIAV, via the coding sequence GTGGAACAAGAATATTTAAACTTAGCAAAAAGAATTCTGGATGAAGGTGTCACTAAACATGACCGAACTGGTACAGGAACTAAAAGTGTTTTTGGTCACCAAATGAGATTTGATTTAGGTGAAGGCTTTCCTTTGTTAACGACTAAAAGGGTTCCATTTTCTTTAATTAAAAGTGAATTATTGTGGTTTTTAAAAGGAGATACTAATATTAAGTTTCTTTTACAACACAATAATCATATCTGGGACGAGTGGGCTTTTGAAAGATACATCAAAAGTTCTGATTACACAGGACCGGACATGACTGATTTTGGAAGAAGAGCTGTTAAAGACGAGGAATTTAATGAAGTTTATCAAAAGGAATTGAAAGAGTTTTGTGATAAGATACTATCAGATGATGTATTTGCTTCTAAATACGGTGAACTTGGTAATATTTACGGGTCCCAGTGGCGTCATTGGAAAACGTCACAAGGTGAAACGATTGATCAATTGCAAGACGTTATAGATATGATTAAAGGTAATCCAGATTCAAGACGATTAATTGTTTCGGCTTGGAATCCAGAAGATATTCCTAATATGGCTTTACCGCCATGTCATACGTTATTTCAGTTTTATGTTGCTGATGGGAAACTAAGTTGCCAACTTTATCAAAGAAGCGCAGACGTATTTTTGGGAGTTCCTTTTAATATTGCTAGTTACGCTCTTTTAACACATTTAATTGCTCATGAGACTGGATTAGAAGTGGGAGATTTTGTTCATACATTAGGTGATGCTCACTTATACTCTAATCATATTGATCAAATGAATGAACAGTTATCTCGAGACGTTCGTGAATTTCCAACTTTGGAAATCAATAAAGAAAAGCAATCAATTTTTGAATTTGAAATGGAAGATATTAAATTGTTGGATTATAAGCCACATCCAACAATTAAAGCACCAATTGCAGTGTAA
- a CDS encoding ABC-F family ATP-binding cassette domain-containing protein: protein MKMLRADNLKKSYGIKDLLNDVSFLIREGDRIGLIGINGTGKSTLMNILAGIDSAEKGELDFPHDYQIGYLSQTINFDENLTVLDTVFQGNTPIIKAVREYELALANLSIDGADETFQKKYQQAEELMNQEDAWLADTNAKTILSKLGILFLDKKVKELSGGQKKRLGLAQVLIQAPDLLLLDEPTNHLDYKSIRWLENYLKDYKGSLVVTTHDRYFLDRVTNRIMELSKGNLHEYQGNYEAYLMMRAEREEEEARQSHKQKQLFKQELAWMRAGVKARGTKQQARISRFNDLKESVSTSDNTDNLDISINTKRLGKKVLEIKEANFDIADKTILKDFNLLIQSNERLGITGENGAGKSTLLNLITGKFQLDSGTIDLGETVRIGYYTQENEGLDESKRMIQYLQEQAEQVEQKDGTSISTTEMLERFLFPRETHGTVIEKLSGGEKRRLYLLKILIQQPNVLLLDEPTNDLDIETLTILEDYLNQFQGAVITVSHDRYFLDKTMDKLLVFKGEGIIETYFGTMSSYLDSLELSKEVLLSDKKVKKENTDSDKIKVEKQKLTYMEQKEWETIEDDIEQLETLIEKLQSDMFNHASDALKLQDIQKEVTLSESQLEEKMERWEYLSQFVNE from the coding sequence ATGAAAATGCTGCGTGCAGATAATTTAAAAAAATCATATGGTATTAAAGATTTACTAAATGATGTTTCTTTTTTAATTCGTGAAGGAGATCGAATTGGGTTAATTGGAATTAATGGAACTGGAAAATCAACTTTAATGAATATTTTAGCAGGGATCGACAGTGCTGAAAAAGGGGAATTAGACTTTCCGCATGATTACCAAATTGGTTATCTTTCTCAAACGATTAATTTTGATGAAAATCTAACCGTATTAGATACCGTTTTTCAAGGAAATACGCCTATTATTAAAGCTGTTCGCGAATATGAATTAGCTCTAGCTAATTTGTCGATTGATGGAGCAGATGAGACTTTCCAGAAAAAATATCAACAAGCTGAAGAATTAATGAATCAAGAAGATGCTTGGTTAGCAGATACAAATGCTAAAACAATTTTAAGTAAGTTAGGTATCTTATTTTTGGATAAAAAAGTTAAGGAACTATCAGGTGGACAAAAAAAACGTCTAGGGTTAGCTCAAGTATTAATTCAAGCACCCGATTTATTATTATTAGATGAGCCAACTAACCACTTAGATTATAAAAGTATTCGTTGGTTAGAAAATTATTTGAAAGATTATAAGGGTTCTTTAGTTGTAACAACACATGACCGTTATTTTTTAGACCGTGTAACTAATAGAATAATGGAACTTTCAAAAGGAAACCTTCATGAATATCAAGGGAACTATGAAGCATACCTTATGATGAGAGCTGAAAGAGAAGAAGAAGAGGCTAGACAAAGCCACAAACAAAAACAACTATTCAAACAAGAACTTGCTTGGATGAGAGCAGGTGTTAAGGCACGTGGAACAAAACAGCAAGCCCGTATTTCTCGTTTCAATGACTTAAAAGAATCTGTTTCAACAAGTGATAACACAGATAATTTAGATATTTCAATTAACACAAAACGTTTAGGAAAAAAAGTTCTTGAGATTAAAGAAGCTAACTTTGATATAGCAGACAAAACAATTTTAAAAGATTTTAATTTATTAATTCAATCTAATGAAAGACTTGGGATAACTGGAGAAAACGGTGCTGGAAAATCAACGCTACTCAATCTAATCACAGGGAAATTTCAACTTGACTCAGGAACAATTGACTTGGGTGAAACAGTTAGGATTGGTTATTATACACAAGAAAATGAAGGCTTGGACGAGTCTAAAAGAATGATTCAATACCTTCAAGAACAAGCTGAGCAGGTGGAACAAAAAGATGGAACATCTATCTCAACAACAGAGATGTTAGAACGATTTTTATTCCCTCGTGAAACACATGGAACAGTGATAGAAAAATTATCTGGTGGAGAAAAAAGAAGACTTTATTTATTGAAAATATTAATTCAACAACCTAATGTATTACTTTTAGATGAACCGACAAATGATCTAGATATTGAAACATTAACTATTTTAGAAGATTACCTTAATCAGTTCCAAGGAGCTGTTATTACGGTAAGTCATGACCGGTATTTTTTAGATAAAACAATGGATAAATTACTTGTGTTTAAAGGAGAAGGAATTATTGAAACCTATTTTGGTACAATGAGTTCCTATCTTGACTCTCTTGAGTTATCAAAAGAAGTACTTTTAAGTGACAAAAAAGTAAAAAAAGAAAATACTGATTCTGATAAAATTAAGGTAGAAAAACAAAAATTAACTTACATGGAACAAAAAGAATGGGAAACTATTGAAGATGATATTGAACAATTAGAAACGTTAATAGAAAAGTTACAAAGTGACATGTTCAATCATGCAAGTGATGCTTTAAAGTTGCAAGATATTCAAAAAGAAGTTACTTTATCTGAGAGTCAACTGGAAGAAAAGATGGAACGTTGGGAATATTTGAGTCAGTTTGTAAATGAATAA